A genomic window from Salvia miltiorrhiza cultivar Shanhuang (shh) chromosome 5, IMPLAD_Smil_shh, whole genome shotgun sequence includes:
- the LOC130985010 gene encoding uncharacterized protein LOC130985010 yields MKFTPSASCYGASSSSMTTPDFFPECACKLQVEMKTSRTQLNPGRRFLRCSNKEKQCGFFEWVDPEVKPKIEDDEDEKLNFWIGECYRLGKYVEEDMKRIRLLENEVRLLRMENVESSKCSMKKMVACACVLGVVCLVIQAFVS; encoded by the exons ATGAAGTTCACGCCATCTGCCTCCTGTTATGGCGCCTCGTCCTCGTCCATGACTACACCAGATTTCTTCCCTGAATGCGCGTGCAAACTTCAAGTGGAGATGAAAACGTCGCGAACACAGCTCAATCCTGGGCGAAGATTCTTGAGATGCTCCAACAAAGAG AAACAATGTGGCTTCTTTGAGTGGGTAGATCCTGAAGTAAAGCCtaaaattgaagatgacgaaGATGAAAAATTGAACTTCTGGATTGGAGAATGCTATCGCCTAGGGAAATATGTGGAGGAAGATATGAAGCGAATTAGATTGTTGGAGAATGAAGTCAGACTCCTCAGAATGGAGAACGTCGAGAGCAGCAAGTGTTCGATGAAAAAGATGGTTGCATGTGCTTGTGTTCTGGGTGTTGTTTGTTTGGTGATTCAAGCTTTTGTTTCGTAG
- the LOC130985013 gene encoding putative late blight resistance protein homolog R1A-10, with translation MAAAYATLVSAMNIINNLHHHPRPPISLPNQQVEPLTQKINFLLEFLQGYNPHSDYCKEADPLESRIADAAYAAEYAIESHIFDQFTNNGENMSYDCFYEALEKVIKDMASIEEEAKKIQGRVGVQHQLHKKSTPSDSSSSSSIPQQSSMVGADEVKLQMMHKLTSHCRDLQITSIVGMGGSGKTTLARNIYEERLIKEHFDICAWTTVSQEYVIKEIFAVVLRQLNIGVDDNLSEDELGGKLYRHLYGRRYLIIMDDMWSIDAWDRVRNYFPTNENGSRIVVTTRLLDLASTLSNSNSLRMKLLDEAESWELLSKTVFGEEGCPCELEEIGKKIGESCKGLPLSIVVVGGLLAKSKPTREYWEDIGENLNASVNLEDDERCLKILYMSYKQLPIHLKPCFLYMGVFPEDEEISTSELSRYWIAEGFVKAISGKSLEEIAKEYLKDLIGRNLVLRSTSKWERSTAKFMTC, from the coding sequence ATGGCAGCAGCTTACGCAACTCTAGTTTCTGCTATGAATATCATCAACAACCTTCACCATCATCCCCGCCCTCCTATTTCTCTCCCCAATCAACAAGTTGAACCTCTCACTCAAAAAATTAACTTCCTGCTTGAATTTCTCCAAGGCTATAACCCCCATAGTGACTACTGCAAAGAAGCGGATCCATTGGAGTCTCGCATTGCAGATGCAGCTTATGCGGCCGAATACGCCATtgaatctcatattttcgatcaattcacaaataatggAGAAAATATGAGTTATGATTGCTTCTATGAAGCTCTGGAGAAGGTGATAAAAGACATGGCTTCTATCGAAGAGGAGGCGAAAAAAATTCAAGGGAGAGTTGGAGTCCAACATCAGCTGCACAAAAAGTCAACGCCTTCGGATTCCTCGAGTTCTTCTTCGATCCCGCAGCAGAGTAGCATGGTGGGTGCTGATGAGGTCAAGCTTCAAATGATGCATAAGCTCACTTCTCATTGCCGTGATCTACAAATCACTTCCATTGTAGGGATGGGCGGCTCgggtaagaccactcttgctagAAATATTTATGAGGAACGCCTTATTAAGGAGCATTTTGATATTTGTGCGTGGACTACCGTCTCTCAAGAATATGTCATTAAAGAAATTTTTGCAGTAGTTCTTCGTCAGTTAAATATAGGAGTTGATGACAATTTGAGTGAGGATGAATTAGGAGGAAAGTTGTATAGGCATCTGTATGGTAGAAGATACCTAATTAtaatggatgatatgtggagcaTTGATGCATGGGATAGAGTTAGGAATTATTTTCCAACTAACGAAAATGGTAGCAGAATAGTGGTAACAACTAGGCTATTGGATTTGGCTTCTACATTATCCAACTCTAATAGCCTTAGGATGAAACTTTTGGATGAGGCTGAAAGTTGGGAGCTTCTCTCCAAAACTGTGTTTGGGGAAGAAGGTTGCCCTTGTGAATTGGAGGAAATCGGAAAAAAGATTGGAGAAAGCTGCAAAGGACTTCCATTGTCAATTGTTGTGGTGGGAGGTCTTTTGGCCAAGTCGAAACCTACAAGAGAGTATTGGGAAGACATAGGGGAAAACTTGAATGCAAGTGTTAATTTAGAGGATGATGAACGTTGCTTGAAAATATTATACATGAGTTACAAGCAATTGCCAATACATTTGAAACCATGTTTTCTCTATATGGGAGTTTTTCCCGAAGATGAAGAGATTAGTACGTCAGAGCTCAGTAGATATTGGATTGCGGAAGGATTTGTGAAAGCAATAAGTGGGAAAAGTTTGGAAGAGATAGCGAAAGAGTATTTAAAAGACCTTATTGGTAGAAATCTTGTTTTAAGGAGTACCAGTAAATGGGAAAGAAGTACTGCCAAATTCATGACTTGTTGA
- the LOC130985014 gene encoding uncharacterized protein LOC130985014, with the protein MASATYSTIAAHSIHHLPSLHRHRHFPSSSVAPALARTQRLTLVSFTARAKFDKFQGDDSIEPDDDDEDPKQPQFQLSEEEDDSCLPSDLEGAVRQSGQASAQFVSAGGVRAIVELLIPQLQFLDDEGAQAELWGLSKIFLETLIEETGGQRVKAVFPDAGAAALLKYQWKDAAFGFSSLGDRKPVSSEDEIIVMVVPDYQMLAYVEKVASELSDDPPRPLIMWNPRLISEDVGVGINVRRLRRNFLSTFTTVYSMKPLPTGAVFRCYPGMWKVFYDDKDRPNRYLLAEELIRRPDIEDLEIIFGGQDKSEKGPSLFDQAAGIFSSFNRFMKVISR; encoded by the exons ATGGCTTCTGCTACATACTCAACCATAGCTGCTCATTCTATACATCACCTCCCTTCACTTCACAGGCATAGGCATTTCCCCTCATCCTCCGTCGCTCCTGCCTTGGCCAGAACCCAACGCCTCACGCTCGTTTCCTTCACCGCACGTGCCAAGTTCGACAAATTTCAAGGCGATGATAGCATCGAGccggatgatgatgatgaggacCCGAAACAACCGCAATTTCAGCTCTCTGAAGAAGAGGATGACAG TTGCCTGCCTTCTGATTTGGAGGGTGCAGTTCGTCAGTCAGGCCAAGCAAGTGCGCAGTTTGTTTCAGCTGGAGGAGTAAGAGCCATA GTGGAGCTTTTAATTCCACAGTTGCAGTTTCTTGATGATGAAGGAGCACAAGCTGAGCTTTGGGGGCTTTCAAAGATCTTCTTGGAAACACTTATTGAAGAAACAGGGGgccag AGAGTTAAAGCCGTATTTCCAGATGCTGGTGCTGCTGCGCTGCTAAAGTATCAGTGGAAAGATGCTGCATTTGGTTTCTCCAG TCTAGGTGACCGGAAGCCTGTGAGCAGTGAAGACGAGATTATTGTAATGGTggttcctgactatcagatgtTGGCATATGTTGAAAAGGTTGCATCTGAGCTCTCAGATGATCCG CCTAGGCCTCTTATCATGTGGAACCCCCGCCTTATTAGTGAGGATGTTGGAGTTGGGATTAACGTTCGCCGGTTACGCCGAAACTTTTTAAG CACATTTACAACTGTCTACTCAATGAAGCCTCTTCCAACAGGTGCCGTGTTTAGATGTTACCCAGG GATGTGGAAGGTCTTTTATGATGATAAGGATAGGCCCAACAGGTATCTGCTCGCGGAGGAATTGATACGACGTCCTGATATTGAGGATCTCGAG ATTATTTTTGGTGGACAAGATAAGTCAGAGAAGGGACCATCTCTGTTCGATCAAGCAGCTGGCATCTTCTCCTCGTTCAATCGTTTCATGAAAGTCATTTCAAGATGA
- the LOC130985015 gene encoding uncharacterized protein LOC130985015 isoform X1 — MKSDNSGFLPLLSKMDPISLCNRNSLATSPPLSVFSTFNDTHAHHFRLKLFSSSPSRLRCSYNGGKIADTDDDEPLTLSRAYGVLGLTPQCSSAQIKAAFRAKAKQFHPDVMGGAQESDAMIRRVIQAYEILSNYSKSEIIERECMDPFEQPECEAYDVFINEVLCMGKGCPYSCVSTAPHAFRFSSATGTARATSQGHAGDYQVQRAVGQCPRSCMHYVTPSQRIILEELLDSILDMPYDTSAEAEFLYSLIVKARYENNRYQTPKKKPKVSSKHVDWL, encoded by the exons ATGAAAAGTGACAACTCTGGTTTCCTTCCCCTTCTATCAAAAATGGATCCTATTTCACTCTGCAATCGGAATTCACTTGCAACCTCACCGCCGCTCTCTGTCTTCTCTACTTTCAACGACACTCACGCTCATCACTTTCGCCTCAAactcttttcttcttctccatctaGACTGCGCTGCAGTTATAATGGCGGAAAAATTGCTGATACGGATGATGATGAGCCGCTCACCCTTTCTCGGGCCTATGGCGTGCTCGGACTCACCCCGCAATGCTCGTCTGCACAAATAAAAGCTGCTTTTCGAGCCAAA GCGAAGCAGTTTCATCCGGATGTGATGGGAGGTGCTCAGGAATCGGATGCGATGATTCGCCGTGTGATTCAAGCATACGAG ATTTTATCCAACTACAGCAAATCAGAAATTATTGAAAG GGAATGTATGGATCCATTTGAGCAACCAGAGTGTGAGGCATATGATGTATTTATCAATGAGGTTCTTTGCATGGGCAAAG GTTGTCCATATTCATGTGTAAGTACAGCCCCCCATGCTTTTAGATTTTCTTCAGCAACAGGGACTGCTCGTGCAACTTCTCAAG GGCATGCTGGAGACTATCAAGTTCAACGTGCAGTCGGTCAGTGTCCGAGGAGTTGTATGCATTATGTCACTCCATCACAGAGAATTATTTTGGAGGAACTTCTTGACAG CATCCTGGACATGCCATATGATACATCAGCAGAGGCTGAGTTCCTTTATTCTCTCATCGTTAAAGCCCGATACGAGaataatcgatatcaaactccTAAGAAGAAGCCCAAGGTCTCAAGCAAGCATGTAGATTGGCTCTAA
- the LOC130985015 gene encoding uncharacterized protein LOC130985015 isoform X2 produces MLVCTNKSCFSSQSEAVSSGCDGRCSGIGCDDSPCDSSIRGLLLHMWWHSLLTNRICYIKQILSNYSKSEIIERECMDPFEQPECEAYDVFINEVLCMGKGCPYSCVSTAPHAFRFSSATGTARATSQGHAGDYQVQRAVGQCPRSCMHYVTPSQRIILEELLDSILDMPYDTSAEAEFLYSLIVKARYENNRYQTPKKKPKVSSKHVDWL; encoded by the exons ATGCTCGTCTGCACAAATAAAAGCTGCTTTTCGAGCCAAA GCGAAGCAGTTTCATCCGGATGTGATGGGAGGTGCTCAGGAATCGGATGCGATGATTCGCCGTGTGATTCAAGCATACGAG GCCTTCTGCTGCATATGTGGTGGCACTCTCTTCTAACCAACAGAATTTGTTATATCAAACAGATTTTATCCAACTACAGCAAATCAGAAATTATTGAAAG GGAATGTATGGATCCATTTGAGCAACCAGAGTGTGAGGCATATGATGTATTTATCAATGAGGTTCTTTGCATGGGCAAAG GTTGTCCATATTCATGTGTAAGTACAGCCCCCCATGCTTTTAGATTTTCTTCAGCAACAGGGACTGCTCGTGCAACTTCTCAAG GGCATGCTGGAGACTATCAAGTTCAACGTGCAGTCGGTCAGTGTCCGAGGAGTTGTATGCATTATGTCACTCCATCACAGAGAATTATTTTGGAGGAACTTCTTGACAG CATCCTGGACATGCCATATGATACATCAGCAGAGGCTGAGTTCCTTTATTCTCTCATCGTTAAAGCCCGATACGAGaataatcgatatcaaactccTAAGAAGAAGCCCAAGGTCTCAAGCAAGCATGTAGATTGGCTCTAA
- the LOC130985016 gene encoding deSI-like protein At4g17486, with product MRLFPISTSSDSSPRELNNSEKSQAPLYLNIYDLTPMNNYLYWFGCGIFHSGIEAHGLEYGFGAHEYPTSGVFEVEPRGCPGFIFRRAIHLGSTDMSRSEFRSFMEHLSSNYHGDTYNLISKNCNHFTDEVCQRLTGKAIPGWVNRLARLGSFCNCLLPESIQATQVTHLPDVEMCSEDGTEIGASYVTGESEEEEMDHHLLTTASSDIAFLKDKPVRLAKDIL from the exons ATGCGATTGTTTCCGATTTCTACGAGCTCAGATAGTTCGCCCAGGGAGCTGAACAACTCGGAGAAAAGTCAGGCGCCGCTTTACCTAAATATATATGATCTCACTCCTATGAACAACTATCTTTATTGGTTTGGATGTGGGATTTTTCATTCCGGCATTGAAG CACATGGCCTGGAATATGGATTTGGAGCTCATGAGTACCCAACAAGTGGAGTGTTTGAGGTTGAACCTAGAGGTTGCCCTGGTTTTATATTTAGACGCGCAATCCATTTGGGAAGTACTGACATGTCTCGTTCAGAATTTCGCTCATTTATGGAACATCTCTCAAGCAACTATCATGGTGACACATACAATCTAATTTCTAAGAATTGCAATCATTTCACTGATGAAGTTTGTCAGCGACTCACTGGAAAAGCTATACCTGGCTGGGTTAATCGATTGGCACGATTAG GTTCTTTCTGTAACTGTCTGCTGCCTGAAAGTATCCAGGCTACTCAAGTGACACATCTTCCTGACGTCGAAATGTGTTCAG AAGACGGTACCGAGATTGGTGCATCATATGTAACAGGAGAAAGTGAAGAGGAGGAAATGGACCACCATCTGCTCACCACAGCAAGCAGTGACATAGCATTTTTGAAAGACAAACCAGTGAGGCTAGCAAAAGATATTCTTTGA
- the LOC130985018 gene encoding uncharacterized protein LOC130985018: MLRAMFGGGNRLLKHSRGTKKIQSPVFIALLILVIVALVFFFGNNGDRSSLMPDLDNQKWNSFDSLVRLDPSVELRNGTDLIWQIPDSDSPKGILFLAHGCSGRAANFWDKSPKCLHCVGLPEERLIVLHALARGFAVFAISSKGVCWSLGEERLIVRSMIRWWISEQKMEKLPVYAMGASSGGYFVSALAAEFHFRAIALMIAEGVFSHLDITKKYPATLFVHMPKDEKRSRKIEKYLVVMREKGIDVAEVKCVEFPLTPQFFANRIPGLSPNLSVKLFDVFQDKGFIDENGYMRDDGRVIPWKTAIEERNIFLPKKALVNHIQEEMNLAFAYHEMTSLQSQEILDWFESH, from the exons ATGCTTCGAG CTATGTTTGGAGGTGGGAATAGATTATTGAAGCATTCAAGAGGAACAAAGAAAATCCAGTCTCCAGTTTTCATTGCATTGCTGATTTTGGTAATAGTTGCATTGGTGTTCTTCTTTGGAAACAATGGTGATAGGTCTAGTTTGATGCCTGACTTGGATAACCAGAAATGGAATAGCTTCGACTCGTTGGTTCGATTGGATCCATCTGTGGAATTGAGGAATGGAACTGATTTGATATGGCAGATTCCTGACTCTGACTCACCCAAGGGCATTCTGTTCTTGGCTCACGGCTGCAGCGGTAGGGCGGCTAATTTCTGGGATAAGTCTCCAAAGTGTCTGCATTGTGTTGGTTTACCTGAAGAGAGGCTCATTGTGCTTCATGCTCTGGCTAGAGGATTTGCTGTGTTTGCCATATCGAGTAAAGGTGTATGCTGGTCGTTGGGGGAGGAGCGTTTGATCGTCAGAAGCATGATCCGGTGGTGGATCTCTGAGCAAAAGATGGAGAAGCTGCCTGTATACGCGATGGGAGCTTCTTCTGGTGGATACTTTGTCTCTGCTCTTGCTGCAGAGTTCCATTTCAGAGCTATTGCCTTGATGATTGCAGAAGGGGTGTTCAGTCATTTGGATATAACCAAGAAGTACCCAGCTACGCTCTTCGTGCACATGCCCAAAGATGAGAAACGAAGCCGGAAGATTGAGAAGTATCTGGTGGTGATGAGGGAGAAGGGTATCGACGTTGCAGAAGTTAAATGTGTGGAATTCCCCTTGACACCTCAGTTTTTTGCCAACAGAATCCCAGGTCTCAGTCCAAATTTGTCGGTGAAGTTGTTCGACGTTTTCCAGGATAAGGGCTTTATTGACGAGAACGGTTACATGAGGGATGACGGGCGTGTGATACCGTGGAAAACAGCCATTGAGGAGAGGAATATTTTCCTCCCAAAGAAAGCATTGGTCAATCATATTCAGGAGGAGATGAATCTTGCATTTGCTTATCATGAAATGACTAGCTTGCAGTCTCAGGAAATCCTTGACTGGTTTGAATCTCATTAG
- the LOC130985017 gene encoding trifunctional UDP-glucose 4,6-dehydratase/UDP-4-keto-6-deoxy-D-glucose 3,5-epimerase/UDP-4-keto-L-rhamnose-reductase RHM1-like isoform X2, with the protein MEKYGAKNILMTGGAGFIGSHVANWLTRSYSEYKIVVVDKLDYCSNLRNLEPSQSLPNFKFVKGDVCSADLMYFILATEAIDTVMHFAAQTHVDNSFGNSLEFIRNNVYGTCVLLEACKAFGHVKRFVHVSTDEVYGETDEDAVVGNHEASQLLPTNPYSASKAGAEMLVMAYGRSYGLPVIITRGNNVYGPHQYPEKLVPKFILLAMKGQPLPIHGDGSNVRSYLYCEDVAEAFDIILHRGEVGHIYNIGTQEEKSVIDVAEDICRLFSLDASLVIKFVENRPFNDQSCR; encoded by the coding sequence ATGGAAAAATATGGAGCAAAGAATATCTTGATGACTGGTGGTGCTGGTTTCATAGGCTCCCATGTTGCAAACTGGCTGACACGAAGCTACTCCGAGTACAAGATTGTTGTTGTGGATAAGCTGGATTACTGCTCGAACTTGAGGAACCTCGAGCCCTCTCAATCTCTCCCTAACTTCAAATTTGTGAAAGGCGATGTTTGCAGTGCTGATCTCATGTATTTCATACTTGCTACGGAGGCCATAGACACGGTCATGCACTTTGCTGCTCAAACGCACGTTGATAACTCGTTTGGTAATAGCTTGGAGTTTATCAGGAACAATGTATATGGTACCTGTGTCCTTCTCGAAGCTTGCAAAGCCTTTGGTCATGTTAAGAGATTCGTCCACGTTAGTACTGATGAGGTTTATGGAGAGACGGATGAGGATGCTGTGGTAGGCAACCATGAGGCGTCGCAGCTTCTCCCCACGAATCCATACTCTGCATCCAAAGCTGGAGCTGAAATGCTTGTTATGGCGTATGGCCGGTCATATGGATTGCCTGTGATAATCACGAGGGGGAACAACGTTTATGGTCCCCATCAGTATCCGGAGAAGTTGGTTCCTAAATTCATCCTCTTAGCCATGAAAGGGCAGCCTCTCCCGATTCATGGGGACGGCTCCAACGTCAGAAGCTATCTATATTGTGAAGATGTAGCAGAAGCATTTGATATCATACTCCACAGGGGTGAAGTTGGACACATCTACAACATTGGGACACAAGAGGAGAAGAGTGTCATTGATGTGGCTGAGGATATTTGTCGGCTTTTTTCTCTGGACGCGTCCCTTGTGATCAAGTTTG